Proteins encoded within one genomic window of Rhododendron vialii isolate Sample 1 chromosome 1a, ASM3025357v1:
- the LOC131331355 gene encoding uncharacterized protein LOC131331355, with product MFRTTMATLSHLSTALSLQNPNTLKLFLPLSLLPNPLRFRPSNSRLFEARRLSLPPAVLDTSSTPTSIDDLDPRYLSCSMPDKRLKVAVLLSGGVDSSVALRLLRAAGHSCTAFYLKIWFQEDFENFWSECPWEEDLKYAKAVCNQVDVPLEVVHLTDEYWNNVVSYIVEEYRCGRTPNPDVLCNTRIKFGAFMDAISGMAFDYVASGHYANIIHSPTDQMNKPSVLELSNDMVKDQTYFLSHLSQSQLKRLIFPLGCIPKDEVRKLAEKLDLPNKDRKDSQGICFLGKIKFSEFVARHIGEMEGVMLEAETGDFLGKHRGFWFYTIGQRQGLRLPGGPWYVVEKDVKNNVVFISRNYFSLDKRRRLFRVGSLKWLGDSIPIQMSQLRCKVRHGPGFYNCSLAMEFGEDGKEVAVVQISEDDQGLAAGQFAAFYEERTCLGSGVILESWDNQGFPVCAKALEVAAMGDKSKLGKPVKIKAKQEEACDRESEQKDCVELEVKLSGVFDH from the exons ATGTTCAGAACAACAATGGCCACTCTCTCTCACCTCTCcaccgctctctctctccaaaaccctaacaccCTCAAactcttcctccctctctctcttcttcccaATCCCCTCCGCTTTCGACCCTCCAATTCCAGACTCTTCGAGGCCAgacgtctctctctcccccccgcGGTGCTCGACACCTCAAGCACTCCGACCTCCATTGATGACCTCGACCCTCGCTATCTATCCTGTTCGATGCCCGACAAGCGGCTCAAGGTCGCCGTTCTTCTCAGCGGCGGCGTCGATAGCAGCGTCGCGCTCCGCCTTCTCCGTGCCGCTGGGCATTCCTGCACCGCTTTCTATCTCAAAATCTGGTTCCAG gAAGACTTTGAAAACTTTTGGTCTGAATGCCCATGGGAAGAGGATTTGAAGTATGCAAAAGCTGTCTGCAATCAG GTGGATGTACCATTGGAAGTTGTGCATTTGACAGATGAATACTGGAACAATGTG GTTTCCTACATTGTTGAGGAGTATCGGTGTGGCCGTACTCCTAACCCAGATGTTCTTTGCAATACGAGGATTAAGTTCG GTGCATTCATGGATGCTATTAGTGGGATGGCATTTGACTATGTTGCTTCTGGACATTATGCAAATATTATTCACTCGCCTACAGACCAAATGAATAAGCCTTCAGTTTTGGAACTTTCAAATGACATG GTCAAGGATCAAACATACTTCCTTTCACATCTCTCACAATCTCAACTTAAACGACTGATTTTCCCTCTTGGATGTATTCCAAAG GATGAAGTCCGTAAACTTGCAGAAAAACTTGATTTGCCCAACAAAGACAGAAAGGATTCTCAGGGAATATGCTTCCTTGGAAAG ATCAAGTTCAGTGAATTTGTTGCGAGACACATTGGGGAGATGGAAGGTGTCATGTTGGAAGCGGAGACAGGAGATTTCCTTGGAAAACACCGTGGCTTTTGGTTCTATACAATTGGCCAACGCCAAGGATTACGACTACCTGGCGGGCCCTG GTATGTTGTTGAGAAGGATGTTAAAAACAACGTAGTCTTCATATCAAGAAATTACTTCTCATTGGACAAAAGGAGGCGCTTGTTTCGTGTTGGATCCTTGAAATGGCTTGGTGACTCAATTCCTATCCAGATGAGTCAACTACGGTGCAAG GTTCGACACGGCCCAGGTTTTTACAATTGCAGCTTGGCAATGGAATTTGGCGAAGACGGGAAGGAAGTTGCAGTAGTCCAGATATCTGAGGATGATCAAGGCCTGGCAGCTGGGCAATTTGCAGCCTTCTATGAGGAAAGAACTTGTCTGGGCTCCGGTGTGATCCTCGAGTCCTGGGATAATCAGGGTTTTCCTGTTTGTGCAAAGGCTCTTGAGGTAGCCGCAATGGGGGATAAATCAAAACTGGGGAAACCAGTTAAAATAAAGGCGAAACAAGAGGAGGCTTGTGATAGGGAATCTGAGCAGAAAGATTGTGTTGAGCTTGAGGTAAAACTGAGTGGCGTTTTTGATCATTGA